In Pseudanabaena yagii GIHE-NHR1, the following proteins share a genomic window:
- a CDS encoding MogA/MoaB family molybdenum cofactor biosynthesis protein gives MKPSQNPCPDPPSYQVRFAVITVSDTRIPETDKSGNFIKQSMTNAGHLLEYYTLVKDEPDEIRSQMHKLVAIEDLDAIILNGGTGIAPRDTTYDAIAALLEKTLPGFGEMFRYLSWQEVGSRAIASRSEAGIYQGKLVFSLPGSSNAVKLAIEQLILPEIIHLVRQLKGLH, from the coding sequence ATGAAACCTTCTCAAAACCCATGTCCCGATCCACCGTCCTATCAAGTACGTTTTGCGGTGATCACTGTTAGTGATACCCGCATACCTGAAACTGACAAAAGCGGCAACTTTATTAAACAGTCGATGACTAATGCAGGTCATTTGCTGGAATACTACACGCTTGTCAAAGATGAACCTGATGAGATCCGATCGCAAATGCATAAGTTGGTGGCGATTGAGGATCTTGATGCCATTATTCTCAATGGCGGAACAGGGATTGCACCGAGAGATACGACCTATGATGCGATCGCGGCGTTGCTCGAAAAGACCCTGCCCGGATTTGGGGAGATGTTTCGGTATCTGAGTTGGCAAGAGGTCGGCTCAAGGGCGATCGCCTCACGCTCTGAAGCTGGGATTTATCAAGGCAAATTAGTATTTTCGCTCCCTGGTTCAAGTAATGCGGTGAAGTTGGCGATCGAGCAGCTCATTTTGCCAGAGATCATCCATTTAGTACGCCAGTTAAAAGGATTACATTAA
- a CDS encoding ABC transporter permease: protein MNFSLNLSLSLGRIWAIATNVFRETVREQVLYLSLLYTLIVVSAMMMLPEFSYDSSAKMIVDTGIAAIEVVSLIVAVLVGTNLINKEIDKRTIFILIAKPMHRAEFVLGKHLGLSAVVGALVSIMSIIFIILMTIKQITIPIPAILTANFFIFWQIMLLGAIAIFFGTFTGSLIASLLTLAAYVIGNFSRDLLLLGEISKNPSLQAVTRTFYMILPDLSRANLKNEAVYNILPSLADMLSNGIYILSYALLTLAIAILIFARRQF, encoded by the coding sequence ATGAACTTTAGCCTGAACCTGAGTCTAAGTTTAGGTCGCATTTGGGCGATCGCTACCAATGTCTTTCGCGAAACAGTGCGTGAGCAGGTGCTTTATCTTTCTTTGCTATACACCTTAATTGTGGTGTCAGCGATGATGATGCTGCCAGAGTTTTCCTATGACTCATCGGCAAAAATGATTGTCGATACGGGTATCGCAGCGATCGAGGTAGTGAGCTTAATTGTGGCGGTATTGGTTGGAACAAATCTGATCAATAAAGAAATCGATAAGCGTACCATTTTTATTCTCATTGCTAAACCAATGCACCGAGCCGAGTTTGTCCTTGGTAAGCATTTGGGGTTGAGTGCGGTAGTCGGTGCGCTCGTATCGATTATGAGCATCATTTTTATTATCTTGATGACCATCAAGCAAATTACCATTCCGATTCCTGCGATTCTCACAGCGAACTTTTTCATCTTTTGGCAGATTATGCTGTTAGGCGCGATCGCAATTTTCTTTGGCACATTTACAGGTTCTCTCATTGCCTCTTTACTAACCCTTGCTGCCTATGTCATTGGCAACTTTAGCCGTGACTTGCTGCTTTTAGGCGAAATATCTAAAAATCCAAGCTTACAAGCGGTTACTCGTACTTTTTATATGATTTTGCCTGATTTATCCCGTGCTAACCTCAAGAATGAAGCAGTATATAACATCCTGCCAAGCTTAGCCGATATGCTCAGCAATGGTATTTATATCCTGAGTTATGCGTTATTAACTCTAGCGATCGCCATTCTCATTTTTGCCCGTCGTCAGTTTTAA
- a CDS encoding MOSC domain-containing protein, producing MANLSRILVFPIKSLDPIALDEVAITSGGALKGDREFAMFDQNGQYINGKRNPKIHLIRASYDLGDRLVSLQIQNQSEVVTFHLEQERASLIDWLSEFLGKPLELRQNVTNGFPDDPDAWGATVVSEASLKTVQSWYDNSQIDLEQIRRRFRTNLEIADTEPFWEDQLFAKSGETVPFTIGDVQFIGTNPCQRCPVPTRDPFTGEVYPEFQKTFTRLREANLPNNVERSRFNHFYRFALNTRIPFTEAGKVLRLGDAVTI from the coding sequence ATGGCAAATCTCAGCAGAATTCTAGTTTTTCCGATTAAATCCCTCGATCCGATCGCTTTAGATGAAGTTGCCATCACTTCGGGCGGTGCATTAAAAGGTGATCGCGAGTTTGCCATGTTTGATCAAAATGGACAGTACATTAATGGCAAGCGTAATCCCAAGATTCATTTAATTAGGGCAAGTTACGATTTAGGCGATCGGCTGGTGAGTTTGCAAATCCAAAATCAGAGCGAAGTAGTTACTTTCCATTTAGAGCAAGAAAGAGCATCCTTAATTGATTGGCTCAGTGAGTTTTTGGGTAAACCCCTAGAACTGCGACAAAATGTGACCAATGGTTTTCCTGATGATCCTGACGCATGGGGAGCTACAGTTGTCTCAGAAGCCTCTCTCAAAACTGTCCAAAGTTGGTATGACAATTCTCAAATTGACCTCGAACAGATTCGTCGGCGCTTTCGTACTAACCTAGAAATTGCGGATACAGAACCTTTTTGGGAAGATCAATTATTTGCCAAATCTGGCGAAACCGTTCCCTTTACAATCGGGGATGTCCAATTTATCGGTACAAATCCTTGTCAGCGCTGCCCTGTTCCTACACGCGATCCCTTCACTGGCGAAGTTTATCCTGAATTCCAAAAGACTTTTACTAGACTAAGAGAAGCGAATTTACCAAATAATGTCGAGCGATCGCGTTTCAATCATTTCTATCGTTTTGCGTTGAATACACGTATTCCTTTTACAGAAGCAGGCAAAGTTTTGAGATTAGGTGATGCTGTTACCATATGA